The DNA segment GCGCGATGAAGGGGGCCGTGGAGGTCTTGACGCGCTACATGGCGAAGGAACTGGGCCCGAGATCGATCGCTGTGAATGTCGTCGCACCTGGTGCTATCGCAACGGATTTCAGTGGTGGCATGGTGCGTGACGACCCCGACCTAGCACGCCGCGTCGCAGAGATGACGGCGCTGGGGCGGGTGGGACAGCCGGACGATATCGGCCCCATGGTCGCGTCACTTCTTTCGGAGGCGAACCGTTGGGTCAATGCGCAGCGCATCGAGGTGTCCGGAGGCATGTCGATCTAGCTGTAAGTCTCTCTAGTCCATTGGGGACGTCTGGGCTTCTTTGCCGCTGCGTCTGACCAGCGTTGTACGAAGCGGTCAGGCAGACGTCCCCTGCGCGCCCTCACGCTGGGCACCGTCGTTCACGTGACCAGTGCTTGCCATTCGACAAACTCGTCCACTCCTCGAAGCCCATCCATGTGACCCATACCCCGGCGATGCTGGGATGAGGGGGCATGCCCTTCAGCGTTCGGACCATTGATCGACACCACGCGCGCGCGTAGCCGACCCGCGATGACCCGGGCGAGGGCGGAATCGGAGGTCCAGACAGCAGCCGTCGCTCCATAGCCACCCTCGTTCGAAATGCCGATGGCCTGGTCTATCTCGTCATAGGGGATCACCAGAATGACGGGGCCTGGTATGGTCTCCAGTGTAATGTTCATCTGCCGGGGCGTGTTCGCGACGACGGTTGGTTGGAAGAAGGCGCCAGAGGCATCGCCGGGATCGACCGGTTCGCCGCCTGACGCCAGTTCCGCCCCCGCGGCGATCGCGTGCTCGATCGCGCGCATCACCGCGTTTCGCTGCTGTCTGGAGATGAGCGGCCCAATGTCAGTGCTGAGCGCCAGAGGGTCGCCCAATCGCAGTCTGGCGAGAGCTTCGTTCAGAGCTTTTGTGAGCTCGCCCTGGCGATGGCGTGGCACAAGGAAGCGATCCTGACGCCCAGGCCATTGGCCATTGGCGAGCAGGCTGTTGTCGCGCAGGCCCTCGACCGCCGATGCGATGTCAACGTCAGGAAGGATGATCGCCGCCGATCGTCGCCCGATGTCCAATGTCAGCGACTTCGAACGCGACGCCGCAATGGAGGCAAGGTATCGGCCGGTTGGATCCGACGAGGATACCGCGACGCGGTCGACGCCGGGATGCCCGGCGAGATAGCCGGCCGTCTCTTCGCTGGTCACGAGAATACTGAGCAAGCCTTCGGGCAGGCCTGCCTCCATCATGAGCTCGCCGATTGTCTGGCCGTCCAGAGCGGTGATGGGGTTCAGCGCCAGTATGATCGCACAGCCCGCCAGAATGGCAGGGATGAGCCAGCCTATCGCCATGTTCTGCGGAGCGTGCCACGCAGGCATGGCCGCCACCAAGCCCGCCGGCTTGGCGATGAGCGCCATCTCCGCGGTCCCCGTACCGCATCTGGACAGGTTGGACCGAGCGGCTTCCACGTGGGAGGCGGCCCTTGCTGTCAGCTCATCGCCGAGGAGGACATTCCCCCACAGCGGTGTCGCGTTCTCGCGGGTGATGAGCCCGGACAGCGACGGCAACCGTTTCAGGTAGGTCGACAGAAAGCGCTCGACGACCTCCGTTCGCTGCGACAGCGACTGTCCGGAGCGGGCTTCACGG comes from the Ancylobacter pratisalsi genome and includes:
- a CDS encoding aldehyde dehydrogenase family protein, whose translation is MVVYIHNFIGGRRMEPLGSEACEVRSPFNGKWVGVAPLASLADVDLAIATARQAIDREARSGQSLSQRTEVVERFLSTYLKRLPSLSGLITRENATPLWGNVLLGDELTARAASHVEAARSNLSRCGTGTAEMALIAKPAGLVAAMPAWHAPQNMAIGWLIPAILAGCAIILALNPITALDGQTIGELMMEAGLPEGLLSILVTSEETAGYLAGHPGVDRVAVSSSDPTGRYLASIAASRSKSLTLDIGRRSAAIILPDVDIASAVEGLRDNSLLANGQWPGRQDRFLVPRHRQGELTKALNEALARLRLGDPLALSTDIGPLISRQQRNAVMRAIEHAIAAGAELASGGEPVDPGDASGAFFQPTVVANTPRQMNITLETIPGPVILVIPYDEIDQAIGISNEGGYGATAAVWTSDSALARVIAGRLRARVVSINGPNAEGHAPSSQHRRGMGHMDGLRGVDEFVEWQALVT